A single window of Achromobacter xylosoxidans DNA harbors:
- a CDS encoding Bug family tripartite tricarboxylate transporter substrate binding protein produces the protein MFKKLVFAGLLGLASLGATAHADGPVRLIIAFPPGGPVDLVGRVLAEQLGKELKQSVIVENKAGANGNIAAAYVAKAPADGSVLFLTSVGAVSISPALYKDLPYDPVRDFAPVSRVVNNATVFVVNPANPATDAADFVKRSQAASQSVAIGSSGIGSIPHLTLEMFADASKAKVLHVPYKGAAPVINDVLGNQVAGFFGDVPGLIGHIQGGKLKPLGIAAPTRHPLLPDVKTLAEQGISGVESNNWYGIVAPAATPPATVEKLNQALRAALGNEAVRAKLEKFGAQAAPSSPQELAALIAADREKWGSLIQRKNIRPE, from the coding sequence CTGATCATCGCCTTCCCGCCCGGTGGCCCGGTGGACCTGGTGGGCCGCGTGCTGGCCGAACAACTGGGCAAGGAACTCAAGCAGTCCGTCATCGTCGAGAACAAGGCGGGCGCCAACGGCAACATCGCCGCGGCCTACGTGGCCAAGGCGCCGGCCGACGGTTCGGTGCTGTTCCTGACCAGCGTTGGCGCGGTCTCCATCAGCCCGGCCTTGTACAAGGACCTGCCGTATGACCCGGTGCGCGACTTTGCGCCGGTGTCGCGCGTGGTCAACAACGCCACCGTGTTCGTGGTGAATCCGGCCAATCCGGCGACCGACGCGGCGGATTTCGTCAAGCGTTCGCAGGCGGCTTCGCAATCGGTGGCCATCGGTTCGTCGGGCATCGGCAGCATTCCGCATCTGACGCTGGAAATGTTCGCCGACGCCAGCAAGGCCAAGGTGCTGCACGTGCCGTACAAGGGCGCGGCGCCCGTCATCAACGATGTGCTCGGCAACCAGGTGGCTGGCTTCTTCGGCGACGTGCCGGGCCTGATCGGCCACATCCAGGGCGGCAAGCTCAAGCCGCTGGGCATCGCCGCGCCGACGCGCCATCCGCTGCTGCCGGACGTCAAGACGCTGGCCGAGCAGGGCATCAGCGGCGTCGAGTCGAACAACTGGTACGGCATCGTTGCGCCCGCCGCCACGCCGCCGGCCACGGTCGAGAAACTGAACCAGGCCCTGCGCGCCGCGCTGGGCAATGAAGCGGTGCGCGCCAAGCTGGAGAAGTTCGGCGCCCAGGCCGCGCCCAGCTCGCCGCAGGAGCTGGCGGCGCTGATCGCCGCCGACCGCGAAAAGTGGGGTTCGCTGATCCAACGCAAGAACATTCGTCCGGAGTGA